From Priestia aryabhattai, one genomic window encodes:
- a CDS encoding TraR/DksA C4-type zinc finger protein codes for MTLSKQEISQLKQNLQQQQADIQSHFDQNDHFGLTRSDAHDAVGELSSYDNHPGDTATETYEREKDLALNEHAKQELHEIEEALQAIAHNTYGTCKVCGADISFERLQAVPTTLYCREHSPSQDIPTHRPVEENVLHHPFGQYDYDDTETTGYDAEDSWQDVARYGTSESPSDFIEDTSNYSETYIEADEAIGYVEDYENFAATDLYGQPLPVYPSKEHERYENALDEEGTMTIFGDLPAYEKDPYTEKE; via the coding sequence ATGACACTTTCAAAACAAGAAATCAGTCAGTTAAAACAAAATTTACAGCAGCAGCAGGCTGATATTCAATCGCACTTTGACCAAAATGATCATTTTGGTCTAACACGAAGCGACGCTCACGATGCTGTAGGAGAACTTTCAAGTTATGATAACCACCCTGGTGATACAGCGACGGAAACATACGAGCGTGAAAAAGACCTTGCACTAAATGAACATGCAAAACAAGAGCTACATGAAATAGAAGAAGCACTTCAGGCAATCGCTCACAACACGTATGGGACATGCAAAGTATGTGGAGCAGATATCTCGTTTGAAAGACTTCAGGCTGTACCAACTACTTTATACTGTAGAGAACATAGTCCATCACAGGATATTCCCACGCACAGACCTGTTGAAGAAAATGTTCTCCACCACCCATTTGGCCAATACGACTATGATGATACCGAAACGACAGGATATGACGCAGAAGATTCTTGGCAAGACGTTGCGCGTTACGGGACGTCTGAATCTCCTTCTGATTTTATAGAAGATACGTCTAACTATAGTGAAACCTATATTGAAGCAGATGAAGCTATTGGGTACGTTGAAGATTATGAAAACTTTGCCGCTACTGATTTATATGGACAGCCTCTTCCTGTTTACCCTTCAAAAGAGCATGAGCGATATGAAAATGCACTGGATGAAGAAGGTACGATGACCATATTTGGAGATTTACCGGCCTATGAGAAAGATCCATACACTGAAAAGGAGTAG
- a CDS encoding TIGR00266 family protein — translation MNAHEIDYKLYGDDMQFVEIELDPSESVIAEAGGMMMMEDDIEMETIFGDGSSSNSSGLFNKLKGAGKRVLTGESLFMTVYTNNGYHKRKVSFASPFPGKIIPVDLEQLNHKIICQKSSFLCAAKGVSVGIDFQKKLGTGFFGGEGFIMQKLEGDGLAFLHAGGAIHKRQLQPGERLRVDTGCLVAMTHDVNYNIEYVGKIKTALFGGEGMFFATLSGPGTVWIQSLPFSRLADRILSSAVSPTGGKGEGSILGSLGDFLNGDNR, via the coding sequence ATGAATGCACATGAAATTGATTATAAACTGTATGGAGATGACATGCAGTTTGTTGAAATTGAATTAGATCCTTCAGAAAGCGTTATAGCAGAAGCTGGAGGAATGATGATGATGGAAGATGATATTGAAATGGAAACCATTTTTGGTGATGGTTCTTCCTCCAACAGCAGCGGGCTTTTTAATAAACTAAAAGGAGCTGGGAAACGCGTATTAACTGGTGAAAGTTTATTCATGACGGTATATACAAATAACGGATATCACAAACGAAAGGTATCTTTCGCTTCACCTTTTCCAGGTAAGATTATTCCTGTTGATTTAGAGCAGTTGAATCATAAAATCATTTGTCAAAAAAGCTCTTTTTTATGCGCTGCCAAAGGCGTATCCGTTGGCATTGATTTTCAAAAAAAACTAGGAACGGGCTTCTTTGGCGGTGAAGGCTTTATTATGCAAAAATTAGAAGGTGACGGCCTGGCATTTTTACACGCAGGCGGTGCCATTCATAAGAGGCAGCTGCAACCGGGCGAACGTCTTCGTGTGGATACTGGATGTTTAGTGGCCATGACCCATGATGTAAACTACAACATCGAATATGTAGGGAAAATTAAAACCGCTCTGTTTGGAGGAGAAGGCATGTTTTTTGCTACTCTGTCAGGACCAGGAACAGTTTGGATTCAATCTCTTCCTTTTAGCCGACTAGCCGATCGCATTTTATCAAGTGCAGTTTCACCAACGGGAGGTAAAGGTGAAGGCAGTATCCTTGGCTCTTTAGGTGATTTCTTAAACGGTGACAACCGGTAA